A single Schistocerca americana isolate TAMUIC-IGC-003095 unplaced genomic scaffold, iqSchAmer2.1 HiC_scaffold_472, whole genome shotgun sequence DNA region contains:
- the LOC124584389 gene encoding calponin homology domain-containing protein DDB_G0272472-like has product MTAQLERTAQHDRTAQLERTAQLERTAQLERTAQLERSAQLERTAQLERTAQIERTAQPERTAQRERTAQLEWAAQLERTAQLERTAQLERTALLERKAQHVKTAKLAKAARLARKARLARTARLAMTAQLARTVQLARTAQLARTAQLARTAQLTRTAQLARTAQLARTAQLARTAQLARTAQLARTAQLTKTAQLASTAQLARTAQLARTTQVAGTAQLAWTAQVARTAQLARTAQLARTAQLARTA; this is encoded by the coding sequence atgacagctcaactagagaggacagctcaacatgataggacagctcaacttgagaggacagctcaacttgagaggacagctcaactagagaggacagctcaacttgagaggtcagctcaacttgagaggacagctcaacttgagaggacagctcaaattgagaggacagcccaacctgagaggacagcacaacgtgagaggacagctcaacttgagtgggcagctcaacttgagaggacagctcaacttgagaggacagcccaacttgagaggacagcactacttgagaggaaagcacaacatgtgaagacagcaaagcttgcgaaggcagcacggctggcgaggaaagcacggcttgcgaggacagcaaggcttgcgatgacagcacagcttgcgaggacagtacagcttgcgaggacagcgcagcttgcgaggacagcacagcttgcgaggacagcacagctaacgaggacagcacagcttgcgaggacagcacagcttgcgaggacagcacagcttgcgaggacagcacagcttgcgaggacggcacagcttgcgaggacggcacagcttacaaagacggcacagcttgcgagcacagcacagcttgcgaggacagcacagcttgcgaggacaacacaggttgcggggacagcacagcttgcgtggacagcacaggttgcgaggacagcacagcttgcgaggacagcacagcttgcgaggacagcacagcttgcgaggacagcatag